The region TGGCCGCCGAGGGCGCCGTGGTCCCCCCCGACCTGCCCGAAACCTGGGACCTCAGAGGCGCCCTGCCCCCGCCCTTGCGCAGCGACGGCGGCACCTATCAGGATCTGTATGAGGTGCGAGAAGATCTGGTGGAAACTTTCTACCAGTGCGGCACACGGGAAAAAGACCCCCGAACCTCAGCCGTGGCCCAGCTTTCCTTCGATGGCTTGCTGGGAGCCCTCGACGGTAGCCCAGTCAGCCCGACCCTCCAGCGCTTCTCGTCCGGCCTGGAAAGCGCGCTGGCGACCCTCAAGGGCCTGTGCCCCTCGACCACCGACACCGCCTTTGTCGTCCTCTTCCCCCCGGGATCCGACCGTCTGTCCCCCGAATCGCTGGCGGTCATCGCCGGCGCGGCCCGCGCGGCCCGGAGCGGCAAGGCTATTTCCCTGAACGGTTGGTCCGACACCGTGGGCGCCGAACTGCACAATATCGTGCTGGCCGCCCAGCGAGTGCGCGCGGTTAAAATGGCCTTGCTCCATGCAGGCATCTCCCCGGCCCAGATTGCCGAAACCGCCCTGGGCAACAGCCGCCTTCCCGTCGCCACCGGCCCCCACGTGGCCCACCCCGAAAACCGGGCGGTACGCATCAGCGTCGATCCTTGACAAAGAATGGAGGGGTCTGGGGAGGCCCCGCCTCCCCAGCCTTCCCTTTCTTTCAACAATCCTAGAGACGAAAGCCCCGAGTGCTCTAAACTGGCATCAGCCCCCCTTTCCCTGGGACACGGCTGACCCCCACGATCCGGCACGGGAGGCCTCCTGCGTTATGTCTTTCCTGGATTCCCTGTTCGGCGCATCACCGTCCCCTGCCCCACCGCCAGCCCCCCTTGACCCCTTCTGGAAACGCAACGCCAACCTGAAGTACGTCCCCCTCATGGCCTTGGCCAGCCGCCCCCAGCCCTTGCGCGGCCGCGCCGGCGTCTTTGTGCTGTGGATCATTGGGACTCGACCCGCCTGGGTGGCCTGCGGCCCGTCCACGGATCTGGAGGAAACGGTGCTGCGGCTGGCCGACACCCCCAGCATTCAGGAATGGGAGCGCCGAGGCTCCCTGGTCTTCACCTGGGCCCCCATTGTCGCGGACAAGCGCGACGGCGTGACTGCCTACCTGCGGACCACCCTCCCCTTCAAAGGCCTGTCCGACACCCTCGACCGGGCCCTCGGGATCGACCCCGAGAAAATCCGCCGCGCCTCCCCCGTCCCCGTACTGCCGCCCGGCTAACGGAAAAAAGAAAGAGGGGTCTGGGGAGGCCCACCTCCCCAGCCTTGCCTTCTGCCTTACGCCACCCCCAACCGATGAAAAGCAATCTCATGCTCTTCATCAAACGCCAAGTGCAACCCCACATCGCTATGCCCGATGACATGAGCGGTCCAGGTCGCGTGCAGGGCCGGAATTTCCATCTGAATCGCCTCGCCTTGCGCCAACGGCTGAACAGGCACAATCAAGGCGCCCTGGCGGGAGATATCGTGCAACTGGGCCTCCTGCCACGCGCCGCCATGGACCAGCCGGACCCGCACGGAACACTCGAAGCGCCGGAAACGCCGCCGATCCGTTTCGTCCGCCGAAGTCCGCACCACCTGGGTGACGCGCCCCCCCAGATCCCGCACCGCGCTTAACAGGGTTTCGGCGTCGTGGCGCAGGCTGTCGGCCTTGTCGGTGTTGGAGCGGGCCTCGTCGGCCACCGCCACGATGCGCCGCGAGACATCCAAGGTGGCCTCGGAGGACTCGCGGACATTGCGGGCGATGTCATCGGTGGCGGCCTGCTGCTCGACCACCGCCTGGGCGACGTCGCCGGTTAGGGCGTTGATGCCCTCGATGGTCCGGCTGAGTTGGCCAATGGCGTGGGCCACGTCTTGCGAGACCTTGCGAATTTCTCCCACCCGCTGCTCGATCTCGCTGGTGGAGCGGGTGGTCTGACCAGCCAATGACTTGACCTCGCCCGCCACCACGGCAAACCCCTTGCCCGCCTCGCCGGCCCGCGCCGCCTCAATCGTGGCGTTGAGGGCCAGCAGATTGGTTTGGGCGGCGATGTCGCCAATCAGCTTGACCACATCGCCAATGCTCTCGCCCACGCTCTCCAAGGTGCGGACCACGCCTTGGGTCTGGCTGGCGGTCGCCACCGCCTCGCGGGCAATCGCCGCCGATTGGGTCATGCGCTCCCCAATGGCCCCAATCGAGGCGGTCAGTTGCTCGGTGGCACTGGCAACGGAACGGGCGCTGGCCTGAGCCTGCTCGGCGGCCGCAGCCACCGACGTGGTGTGATCTTGCACCCGGCCGGCCGACGATTTCAGGGCATCAGCCTGGGCACACATCTCGCGCGAGCGCTGCGCCACGGTGTCCACGGCGGCATGAACGTTGGTTTCAACGGTGTCGGCCATGGCCCGCAAGGCGTTGATTTTCTGGGCATCAACCTCTTCGCGCGAGACCTTTTGCGCCTCCATCTTACGCCATTCGGCCAAAACGTCGCGAAAGACCGACAAGGCCCGGGCCATCTGCCCCAACTCATCGGAGCGGGTCTCGCCCACGATCACAATGTCATCGCGCCCATCCGACAAGGCGGCCATGGCCCGGGTGGTGGCCAGCACCGGGCCGGTCAGAGACCACGCAAACACCAACGCAACGCCCACGCCCAAAATCACAATGGTGCCGACGATGACGGCGCTCCACATCGCCCCCTCGTGAAACTCGGCCACCAGATCGCTGATGTCCACGGACACTTCCAAAACACCAAACGGCGCCCCCATGGCGTCGCTCAGGCGGCGGGTCCCCACCGCCCAGGTCCGACCGTCACGCTCCACCGTGGCGCTGACCGCTTGCCCGGCCGCCGCGCGCCCCACACTCTCGCCGTCCAGGAAAGCGGGACGATCACCCAGCGTCGAGGCTTGGCGCTCCACCCCCGTCTTGCCCGGACCATAGACGGCAATCTGGGTGCCCTCGCCAACCAGGGTTTTGAGAAAGGCATCGGTCAGGAATGAGCCGGTTTCCAGCGACCCCACGTGCCGCCCCCCGGCCATCACCGGCACCGCGCCCCGAATCGACAGGCCAAACACCCCGGTCTCGATGCCCTCGCGCGGCTTCAACTCCTTATTGACCGCGACCAGCATGGGCCGCTTGCCCGACAGGTCGTCGCCCCACTTCTCTTCTTGATGCAGCCGAGCCAGGGAAATAACCTTGGGGTCATGGACCTGCATCTGGGTGATCTCGTAGGCCCCCGACACCGCCTTGAACACCGGACGTAGCAGCGTGACCAACCCGTCGTGGTCGCGGGCCGCCGTCAGGGTTTGCACGGGTTCCAGTCCGGCCAGGGCGGCGGCCAGGGTTTCAACCAGTGCCGATTGTCGTGCCACATGATGCTCAATCAGATCGGCGGTGCGATTCAACCGGTCTTGTGTCGCCCGTTGGTTGCTTTCTTGGGTTTGGTAAAAGGACAGACCACACAACAAACCGGCCCCAAGCAACAACGGAACCACCGACGCCAGAACGGCGCGCGCCCGAATTGATCCCATGAATTTCACTCGTTTCATCCCCCTCGCTTCCCCCGCCGCACGCCAAACCGCTCCAAAAGAACAACCACCTACCCGACATTAGTCGGTTCTAGTGCCGTCCTTTTATACACCTTGGGGCGCTTTTCCGCGCGCTTTTTTGGGATTACGAAACGACTTGTCCAGAGGGAGAGACAATGGAGAACCGAGGAAGATTTGCAGGAGGGCGTCGGGTGGTTTACCCTGTTTGGAGAGGCGATACTCTGACGCTTTGAAAAACTAAAAAACTGCGGGGCTCTGCCCCGCCCCCCCGCAAGGGACCGAG is a window of Pararhodospirillum photometricum DSM 122 DNA encoding:
- a CDS encoding OmpA family protein, whose product is MGPLRLTLLLLAGTMLAACETHGPVGHAMGPFDWNDPQPLQTLSAKERIGSPFTKALADGYQSLAQEQAAAGLDTRHWARKGLLAAEGAVVPPDLPETWDLRGALPPPLRSDGGTYQDLYEVREDLVETFYQCGTREKDPRTSAVAQLSFDGLLGALDGSPVSPTLQRFSSGLESALATLKGLCPSTTDTAFVVLFPPGSDRLSPESLAVIAGAARAARSGKAISLNGWSDTVGAELHNIVLAAQRVRAVKMALLHAGISPAQIAETALGNSRLPVATGPHVAHPENRAVRISVDP
- a CDS encoding methyl-accepting chemotaxis protein — its product is MKRVKFMGSIRARAVLASVVPLLLGAGLLCGLSFYQTQESNQRATQDRLNRTADLIEHHVARQSALVETLAAALAGLEPVQTLTAARDHDGLVTLLRPVFKAVSGAYEITQMQVHDPKVISLARLHQEEKWGDDLSGKRPMLVAVNKELKPREGIETGVFGLSIRGAVPVMAGGRHVGSLETGSFLTDAFLKTLVGEGTQIAVYGPGKTGVERQASTLGDRPAFLDGESVGRAAAGQAVSATVERDGRTWAVGTRRLSDAMGAPFGVLEVSVDISDLVAEFHEGAMWSAVIVGTIVILGVGVALVFAWSLTGPVLATTRAMAALSDGRDDIVIVGETRSDELGQMARALSVFRDVLAEWRKMEAQKVSREEVDAQKINALRAMADTVETNVHAAVDTVAQRSREMCAQADALKSSAGRVQDHTTSVAAAAEQAQASARSVASATEQLTASIGAIGERMTQSAAIAREAVATASQTQGVVRTLESVGESIGDVVKLIGDIAAQTNLLALNATIEAARAGEAGKGFAVVAGEVKSLAGQTTRSTSEIEQRVGEIRKVSQDVAHAIGQLSRTIEGINALTGDVAQAVVEQQAATDDIARNVRESSEATLDVSRRIVAVADEARSNTDKADSLRHDAETLLSAVRDLGGRVTQVVRTSADETDRRRFRRFECSVRVRLVHGGAWQEAQLHDISRQGALIVPVQPLAQGEAIQMEIPALHATWTAHVIGHSDVGLHLAFDEEHEIAFHRLGVA